AACGCCATTCCTTCAAGCATCATCATCGCCCCGCCTATAAACCTCTCGCGAACCAAGAACCGATTGGAGTAGGACGGGCAACAAGGAGAACCGTGGAGGCTTTCTTGGTCGCTTGCTGCCCGTCCGTATGTCCATGTCGAGCCCGGTGCACGCCCGGAAGGCCCTCCACCTAGTCGCCATGAAGGCCAAGCTGCAGAGCTTCCTCGGCCTCCGCCTCCTCGTCGTGGCCGCCCtcgccgccttcctcctcctcttctccgcgCGCacgctcttctcctcctcctcctcccccggctCTGCCGCCTCCTCGCACCTGCACCTTAGCGGCGACGGGTCGTGCTCCAAGCTGCCGGCGCCGGTGGCCGACGCGCTGGTGCACTACGCGACGTCCAACTCGACGCCGCAGCAGACGGCGGCGGAGATCGGGGTGTCGCTGCGCGTCCTGCAGCGCCGCTCGCCCTGCAACTTCCTGGTGTTCGGGCTGGGCCTCGACAGCCCCATGTGGGCGGCGCTCAACCACGGCGGCCGCACCGTGTTCCTCGAGGAGGACGCGTCCTGGATCGCCTCCGTCCGCGCCAAGCACCCGGGCCTCGAGTCCTACCACGTCGTCTACGACACCCGCCTCACCGAGGCCGACGACCTCATCGCGCTCCGGGACCACCCGGGCTGCACCGCGcagccggacctcgccgccgccgccgaggcctccTGCCGGCTGGCGCTGCGCGGCCTCCCCGCCGCGTTCCACGAGGTGGAGTGGGACCTCGTCATGGTGGACGCGCCCACGGGGTGGGTGCCCGAGGCGCCCGGGAG
The sequence above is drawn from the Triticum aestivum cultivar Chinese Spring chromosome 7A, IWGSC CS RefSeq v2.1, whole genome shotgun sequence genome and encodes:
- the LOC123149868 gene encoding glucuronoxylan 4-O-methyltransferase 1, translating into MSMSSPVHARKALHLVAMKAKLQSFLGLRLLVVAALAAFLLLFSARTLFSSSSSPGSAASSHLHLSGDGSCSKLPAPVADALVHYATSNSTPQQTAAEIGVSLRVLQRRSPCNFLVFGLGLDSPMWAALNHGGRTVFLEEDASWIASVRAKHPGLESYHVVYDTRLTEADDLIALRDHPGCTAQPDLAAAAEASCRLALRGLPAAFHEVEWDLVMVDAPTGWVPEAPGRMGAIYTAGMVARARRPGDGATDVFVHDVDRTVEDRFSKAFLCEAYLAEQVGRIRHFVIPSHREKPGTPFCPLS